The Raphanus sativus cultivar WK10039 chromosome 2, ASM80110v3, whole genome shotgun sequence genome includes a region encoding these proteins:
- the LOC108840586 gene encoding glutathione S-transferase U12-like — MLKTRKQTTSSLDTQLTLRKKKHKTKMAQNGSNSSVKLLGTWSSPFALRGRVALHLKSVEYEYIEEADVLNSKSDLLLKSNPIHKKVPVLIHGDVSICESLNIVQYVDESWPSKPSILPSDPKDRAAARFWAHFVDGKCFESIDAAAGAKDQAGRMAAVGNLMECLAALEEGFQKSNKGGDFFGGQNIGYVDIACGAILGPLSVIEAFSGVKFLSPDITPGLVQWAERFRAHEAVKSYMPTVAEFVEFAKQKFNV; from the exons ATgttaaaaacaagaaaacagacAACTTCATCTCTCGATACACAGCTcacattaagaaaaaaaaaacacaaaactaagATGGCTCAGAATGGTTCGAACAGTAGTGTGAAACTGCTTGGAACATGGTCAAGTCCATTTGCCTTGAGGGGTCGAGTCGCTCTACACCTCAAGTCCGTGGAGTACGAGTACATAGAAGAAGCCGATGTTCTGAACTCAAAGAGCGATCTTCTTCTTAAATCTAACCCAATCCACAAGAAAGTCCCTGTCCTTATCCATGGCGACGTCTCAATCTGCGAGTCTCTCAACATTGTTCAGTACGTCGATGAATCATGGCCCTCCAAGCCTTCCATCCTCCCTTCTGATCCCAAAGATCGCGCCGCTGCTCGTTTCTGGGCTCACTTCGTTGACGGAAAG TGCTTTGAATCGATTGATGCGGCAGCTGGAGCGAAAGATCAAGCCGGGAGAATGGCGGCGGTGGGAAATTTGATGGAGTGTCTCGCGGCGTTGGAGGAGGGTTTTCAGAAGAGCAACAAAGGCGGAGACTTCTTCGGAGGCCAAAACATTGGATACGTCGATATTGCATGTGGTGCCATATTGGGCCCACTCTCTGTCATCGAGGCGTTTTCAGGTGTGAAGTTTTTGAGTCCAGATATAACACCGGGCCTGGTACAGTGGGCCGAGAGATTCAGAGCTCATGAAGCCGTGAAATCCTACATGCCTACCGTTGCTGAGTTCGTCGAGTTTGCCAAACAGAAGTTCAATGTTTAG
- the LOC108831997 gene encoding paired amphipathic helix protein Sin3-like 5 yields MVKKRRSTRGALRGYLQTVMNRFPDNREICDEITKLLKDLRLGRVRSTNNDVISKVSQLFKGHKDLLLGLNKFLPPGYKITLPKDQTQRGNPEFRDAMKFLYKVEVLYALRDHQDLRVDFAAFLPARYR; encoded by the exons ATGGTCAAAAAGAGGCGATCTACAAGGGGGGCTCTACGTGGGTACCTCCAAACTGTGATGAATAGGTTTCCTGATAATCGTGAAATATGTGATGAAATTACTAAGCTCTTGAAGGACTTGAGACTTGGAAG AGTTCGTTCTACTAACAATGATGTCATATCAAAGGTGAGTCAACTCTTTAAGGGACACAAAGACCTGCTTTTGGGTTTGAATAAGTTCTTGCCGCCTGGCTATAAGATAACACTCCCGAAGGATCAAACTCAACGAGGGAATCCTGAGTTTCGGGATGCTATGAAATTTCTCTACAAGGTCGAG GTGTTGTATGCCCTCCGAGACCACCAGGATTTGCGTGTGGATTTTGCAGCTTTTCTCCCTGCTCGCTATAGATGA